The window TGCCGGTGGAGGTGGCGGCGTAGACGTCGGCGTTGGTGTTGCAGGTGAAGGTGACGATGTCGTCGCGTCCGTCGCCGTTGATGTCGCCGACGCGGGGTTGTTCGGTGCCGACGGCGAAGAGGTCGTGCCATTTTTGGGGTGGGCCGAAGGTGGTGCCGGTGGAGAGGGCGACGATGACGTCGGAGGCGGTGTTGGGGCCTTGGGTGAAGGTGATGATGTCGTCTTTGCCGTCGCCGTTGACGTCGCCGATGGCGGGGTGTTCGCCGGGGATGGAGAAGTATTCGTGCCATTTGATGGCGGTGCCGGTGAATGAGGTGCCGGTGGAGAGGGCGACGTAGACGTCGGCGTTGGTGTCGTGGGTGAAGGTGATGATGTCGTCTTTGCCGTCGCCGTTGACGTCCCCGACTGCGGCGACTTCGTTGTGGGGGGCGAACCAGTCGTGCCATTTGGTGCTGGGGCTGAAGGTGGTGCCGGTGGAGAGTGAGACGTGGACGTCGGCGAGGGTGCCGTGGGTGAAGGCGACGATGTCGTCGAGGTTGTCGCCGTTGAAGTCTCCGGTGAGCAGGGTTTCGCCGTTGAGGCCGAAGAAGTCGTTCCATTTGTTGGAGGTGCCGGCGAAGTTGGTGCCGGTGGAGGTGGAGACGTAGACGTCGTTGAGGGTGCCCTGGGTGAAGGTGACGATGTCGTCGCGTCCGTCGCCGGTGAAGTCGGTGGGCGAACCCGCCAGATACCGGCCACCGGACCCGCCACCCGCGTTGACCAGGGAGATGTAGTGGTTCCAGTTCCAGTGCGGACCCGGGTCGGTGTGGTCGTTGCCCGGCAGTTCGTGGTGCCCCTTGATCGCGGTACGGTTCTTCGGCAGGCCGTACTTGTCGCAGAGATAGCGGGTCAGCGCGGCAGACGAGCGGTACATGGACTCGGTGAACCAGCTCGGGTTGTCGACGAAGCCCTCGTGTTCGATGCCCACCGAGTACGGGTTGGCCGACCGCGCGTGGTAGGCGGTGTCGCCCTCGCGCACCATCTGGGTGATCTCGCCGTTGCTCGACTTCACCACGTAGTGGGCGCTCACTCCCGCCGACGGGTTCTGGAACCAGCTCACCGTGCCGGCGTACGAGCCCTGGGTCACGTGCACCACGACAGTGGTGATCCGCGAGGAGCGACCCGCCGCGTAGTTGCCGCCGTACGCCGAGATCCACCGGGCGGGCGCGTACTCCGGCACTGCCGCGGCGAGGGCACCCGGTGCCGCCACCCCGGCGGGGGCGACGCGGGCGTACCGGCCGAGTTCCGGCTGCACCCGCTGGGGCGTGACCCGCGCGGAGGGCGCGGTGATGCCGGCCCGCAGGAGGTCGTAGACGTGGTCGGCGTACAGGCGGGCCGTTGCGTCGTCGGCGGCGTGCGCGTACCGCGCGACCACCGGGTACCAGGCGGAGATCCGGTCCCGGTCGGCGGCCGTGAGCCGCTCGGCGTCGGCGATGTCCCGCAGGAGGGCCGCGCCGCCCCTGATGTTGGCCGAGGTCACCGACTTCAGGGCGGCCACCGGTTGCCCGGTCAGTGCGGCCGCCCGTTCCAGCGTGCGCTGGCGGGGGTTGCTGACCAGGTGCATGACGCCGTAGCCGTTGGCCTGGCTGGGCTGCCCCTCGTGTCCGTCGAGCCGGGTCTCGCCGTAGCCGACGGCGACCAGCAGGTCCCTGGGTACGTCGAACTCGCCGGCCGCTCGCGTGAAGGCCGTGTCGAGCGGACCGGCGGGCCTGGCCGGCGCGGCGGCGGCCGGCGCGACGGGGCTCAGCAGCGCCGCCGCGAGGACGACGGCGGCACCCCCGCGCCAGGAGAGTCTGTCGGGTCTCATGGTGGTCTCCCGTCCGCGGTTCACAGGGTGGTCTCGCCGTTCAGGCCGAAGAAGTCGTGCCACTTGGCGCTGGCGCCGAAGGTGGTGCCGGTGGAGAGCGCGACGTGGACGTCGTTGGTGGTGCCCTTGGTGAAGACGACGATGTCGTCCTTGCCGTCGCCGTTGACGTCGGCGAGGTAGGGGAACTCGCCGGCGAGGCAGAAGAAGTCGTGCCACTTGACGGTGGTGCCGGCG is drawn from Micromonospora sp. NBC_01740 and contains these coding sequences:
- a CDS encoding N-acetylmuramoyl-L-alanine amidase; translation: MRPDRLSWRGGAAVVLAAALLSPVAPAAAAPARPAGPLDTAFTRAAGEFDVPRDLLVAVGYGETRLDGHEGQPSQANGYGVMHLVSNPRQRTLERAAALTGQPVAALKSVTSANIRGGAALLRDIADAERLTAADRDRISAWYPVVARYAHAADDATARLYADHVYDLLRAGITAPSARVTPQRVQPELGRYARVAPAGVAAPGALAAAVPEYAPARWISAYGGNYAAGRSSRITTVVVHVTQGSYAGTVSWFQNPSAGVSAHYVVKSSNGEITQMVREGDTAYHARSANPYSVGIEHEGFVDNPSWFTESMYRSSAALTRYLCDKYGLPKNRTAIKGHHELPGNDHTDPGPHWNWNHYISLVNAGGGSGGRYLAGSPTDFTGDGRDDIVTFTQGTLNDVYVSTSTGTNFAGTSNKWNDFFGLNGETLLTGDFNGDNLDDIVAFTHGTLADVHVSLSTGTTFSPSTKWHDWFAPHNEVAAVGDVNGDGKDDIITFTHDTNADVYVALSTGTSFTGTAIKWHEYFSIPGEHPAIGDVNGDGKDDIITFTQGPNTASDVIVALSTGTTFGPPQKWHDLFAVGTEQPRVGDINGDGRDDIVTFTCNTNADVYAATSTGTTFTGTTVKWHDFFCLAGEFPYLADVNGDNKDDIIVFTKGTTNDVYVGLSTGTTFNPSTKWHDFFGLNGETTL